A section of the Leptospira kobayashii genome encodes:
- a CDS encoding TonB-dependent receptor family protein, whose product MNPKSNQITYFFSICILTYLLSFSVLAQSEKSEDADEKEKQTKEEPGIKVIGSKDKDLAKVPGSATVISKKYLEETNPMDPLETLRRVPGASVRFQDAAGLTPNIGFRGVSNEETRKTLILEDGLPVSLSPYGQPETYYFPSIERAERVEIVKGSGSILFGPSTIGGIINIVTRKPPLEPAFQWKSMGGTNSYFSNLLRYGETFGKLGIDTTVFRKSGDGYRDHQSFQVNELDLKLRYTLDNDSAFTFRLQSHEQKAESTYLGLSQGLYRKNQKINPAVFDEKKLSRIATVIGWETSPLSFIKGGIRTYGNQSSRDWGRQDYLFDNHTNGGYLPPPGDTLGVYTPSFIGARPGDTIYLRETYGQRNQDFQIFGLDGRGEFSFKTKEILHEIDFGARAHGEKNQNRLYLSKTKDYLGWITRRNLLDDFTGTNAADFLYKSTNPDQTNNQLRKIEAYSVFLQDRIHLSKNFQLIPGIRREDIKQTTVTIRRSPSLQEQSIGFVYPGVSWIETNDSSTVRTNIWLPGIGFVYKLAEKTDLFGGVHKAFSPPTFSSGFDPYGRGYNLKPETSTNYETGIRSKLPHFVRLETAVYKMFFRDQIINTNEAGSELGARPANTGYSIHQGLEFSLGWDMGKTMQRSWSLEWEFIYSKIDARSQSTPNLIYSIDYNGNLVYDTRPLLVTEGNNTYSRDTRGNLLPYVSRDSGAIALAFSHPKGFFLRNEFQYVGKQFSDLENTENETPNGSRGVIPEYWLWNIGSGYKPEGANWSLFITAKNIADKRYVSGRLPIGIQPGTFRQINIGFSIDL is encoded by the coding sequence ATGAATCCAAAATCAAATCAGATCACTTACTTTTTTTCCATTTGCATTTTAACTTACCTCTTATCTTTTTCCGTTCTTGCTCAATCGGAGAAATCGGAAGATGCCGATGAAAAGGAAAAACAAACCAAAGAAGAGCCGGGAATCAAAGTCATAGGTTCAAAAGATAAGGATCTGGCAAAGGTGCCCGGATCCGCTACGGTGATTTCAAAAAAGTATCTGGAAGAAACAAATCCGATGGATCCTTTGGAAACTCTCCGAAGGGTACCGGGAGCTTCCGTTCGTTTTCAAGATGCAGCCGGATTAACACCTAACATAGGTTTTAGAGGGGTGTCCAATGAAGAGACAAGGAAAACTCTGATCTTGGAAGACGGATTGCCGGTTTCCCTCTCCCCTTACGGACAACCCGAAACCTATTATTTCCCATCTATCGAAAGAGCGGAGAGAGTGGAAATTGTAAAGGGTTCGGGTTCCATTCTTTTCGGACCGAGTACAATAGGCGGAATCATCAATATTGTAACGAGAAAACCTCCATTAGAGCCGGCTTTTCAATGGAAATCCATGGGAGGAACAAACAGTTATTTCTCCAACTTACTTCGATATGGTGAGACATTCGGCAAACTTGGGATCGATACGACCGTATTCCGAAAGTCCGGGGACGGATATAGAGACCACCAATCCTTTCAAGTCAATGAATTAGATTTGAAACTACGTTATACTCTGGACAATGATTCCGCATTTACTTTTCGATTGCAAAGTCACGAACAAAAAGCGGAATCAACCTACCTCGGATTATCGCAAGGTCTATATAGGAAAAATCAGAAAATCAATCCGGCTGTATTCGATGAAAAAAAACTATCACGCATAGCGACCGTCATAGGATGGGAAACGTCTCCGCTTTCCTTCATCAAGGGAGGAATCCGAACCTATGGAAACCAATCCAGCCGTGACTGGGGAAGACAGGACTATCTGTTTGATAATCATACAAACGGTGGTTATTTGCCGCCACCCGGGGATACCTTGGGGGTTTACACACCATCCTTTATCGGGGCAAGGCCGGGAGACACGATATATTTGCGTGAAACTTACGGCCAGAGAAACCAGGACTTTCAGATATTCGGATTGGATGGGAGAGGAGAGTTCAGTTTTAAAACAAAAGAAATTTTGCATGAAATCGACTTCGGCGCCCGTGCTCACGGGGAAAAAAATCAAAACCGACTTTATTTAAGTAAAACAAAAGACTACCTAGGGTGGATCACCAGAAGAAATTTGCTGGATGATTTTACCGGAACAAACGCGGCAGACTTTCTTTATAAATCAACCAATCCCGACCAAACAAACAATCAACTGAGAAAAATCGAAGCTTATTCCGTTTTTTTACAGGATAGAATTCATTTAAGTAAAAACTTTCAACTCATTCCGGGAATCCGGCGTGAAGATATAAAACAAACAACTGTTACTATAAGAAGATCTCCTTCTCTTCAGGAACAATCGATCGGATTTGTATATCCCGGAGTTTCCTGGATAGAAACAAACGATAGTTCAACGGTAAGAACCAACATCTGGTTACCCGGAATCGGATTCGTCTATAAACTCGCGGAAAAAACGGATCTGTTCGGAGGAGTTCACAAAGCTTTTTCACCTCCTACTTTTTCTTCCGGCTTTGATCCTTACGGAAGAGGTTATAATCTCAAACCCGAAACCAGCACAAATTATGAAACGGGAATCCGTTCCAAACTTCCTCACTTTGTACGTTTGGAAACTGCAGTTTACAAAATGTTTTTCAGAGATCAAATCATCAATACGAATGAAGCCGGGTCGGAATTAGGAGCAAGACCTGCAAACACGGGATACTCCATTCACCAAGGACTGGAGTTTTCGCTCGGATGGGATATGGGAAAAACAATGCAAAGATCCTGGTCTTTGGAATGGGAATTCATCTATTCCAAAATAGATGCTCGCTCGCAATCAACACCTAACCTTATCTACTCGATAGACTATAACGGAAATTTGGTTTATGATACGAGACCTCTTTTAGTTACGGAAGGAAACAACACTTATTCCAGAGATACCAGAGGAAATCTGCTACCTTACGTATCCAGAGATAGCGGTGCCATAGCACTCGCCTTCTCTCATCCGAAAGGATTCTTTCTTCGCAATGAATTCCAATACGTAGGCAAACAATTCAGTGATTTGGAAAATACCGAAAACGAAACTCCGAACGGTTCCAGAGGAGTCATTCCCGAATACTGGCTTTGGAATATCGGCTCCGGATATAAGCCGGAAGGAGCGAATTGGTCTTTATTCATTACGGCAAAAAATATAGCGGACAAAAGGTACGTATCCGGTAGACTTCCCATCGGAATCCAACCGGGAACCTTTCGTCAGATCAATATAGGATTCAGTATCGACTTATGA
- a CDS encoding HTTM domain-containing protein — protein sequence MTVINLLQKRVPSEILVHFRIIYGMLGFILVTRYLFNGWIEEYFLKPKVFFPHLMELDPLPYPWPYLHACVLLLLSSLISFGIKTRWALSFFLPLFFAFHFFDRTIFLNHYYLFLLFGLLLFLSPLPERNEKISFIWILIFRIQILIPYFFGGIAKLNPEWLLEGQPLHIWWSRSEDMKWIGSYLALRETGILVSWIACIFDLTIPFFLSIPHTRYIAYLFLIVFHFLTGLFFPLGMFPWMMPLLGLVLFSPEIHGKVGDFFYNKIPHLDFSQKTNKPKEYPLKKVYILLCGILFLFEMFLANRHRFYPGNLFWTEEGFRFSWNIMVVEKAGHAEFWIQTDKNKIPVRLRDHLSNFQIKMMSYQPDMIEQFARYLKNDYIRQHPETKNIQIYANVFVSVNGKSPKRLVNPNYDLSGDVTPMFRIPNFVLKNNYP from the coding sequence ATGACGGTGATTAACCTTCTTCAAAAAAGAGTGCCCTCCGAGATACTCGTTCATTTCAGAATCATCTATGGAATGTTGGGATTCATACTTGTCACCCGTTATCTTTTTAACGGATGGATCGAAGAATATTTTTTAAAACCGAAGGTATTCTTTCCCCATCTGATGGAATTAGATCCTTTACCATATCCATGGCCTTATTTACACGCTTGTGTTTTGTTACTTCTCTCTTCACTCATTAGTTTCGGGATCAAGACCAGATGGGCTCTCTCCTTTTTTCTTCCTCTCTTCTTTGCATTTCATTTTTTCGACAGAACCATTTTCTTAAATCATTACTATCTGTTTTTGTTATTCGGTCTTTTGTTATTTCTTTCTCCATTACCAGAAAGAAATGAAAAGATTTCTTTTATATGGATTTTGATCTTTCGGATTCAAATTCTAATTCCTTATTTTTTCGGAGGAATCGCAAAATTAAATCCGGAATGGTTACTGGAAGGTCAGCCTCTTCATATTTGGTGGTCTCGTTCGGAAGATATGAAATGGATCGGAAGTTATCTCGCCTTACGTGAAACGGGAATCCTTGTTAGTTGGATTGCCTGCATATTCGATCTGACGATCCCTTTCTTCCTTTCTATTCCGCACACCAGATACATAGCCTATTTATTTTTGATCGTATTCCATTTTCTGACAGGCCTTTTTTTTCCTTTGGGCATGTTTCCTTGGATGATGCCCCTTTTGGGGCTAGTCCTTTTTTCTCCTGAAATTCACGGGAAAGTGGGAGATTTTTTCTACAACAAAATTCCCCATTTGGATTTTTCACAGAAAACCAACAAACCTAAAGAATATCCTCTTAAAAAAGTGTATATTTTGTTATGTGGTATTTTGTTTTTATTCGAAATGTTTTTGGCAAATAGGCATCGGTTTTATCCGGGAAACCTATTTTGGACGGAAGAAGGATTTCGTTTCTCTTGGAATATCATGGTCGTGGAAAAGGCAGGGCATGCGGAATTTTGGATTCAAACGGATAAAAATAAAATTCCCGTCCGATTGAGAGATCATCTGAGCAATTTCCAAATCAAGATGATGTCGTATCAGCCGGATATGATCGAACAGTTTGCACGCTACTTAAAAAACGACTACATCCGGCAACATCCCGAAACAAAGAACATTCAAATTTATGCAAACGTATTTGTATCCGTAAACGGCAAAAGCCCGAAGCGTCTTGTCAATCCAAACTATGATTTGAGCGGGGACGTTACTCCAATGTTTAGAATTCCGAATTTCGTATTAAAAAATAATTATCCATGA
- a CDS encoding di-heme oxidoredictase family protein, which yields MNANQDDPREAYSGGDTTTFDTTVNAFDLIANNVDDIDRLVRFDNGNANFNLNWVPVGSTALQGLGPTFNSTSCNGCHVRDGRGKPPDDGTNLTTMLIRIGKTGEIHPVTGGNVGLDNFGTQLNPRGIIDNNGNTIPGEGSVHITYQEIVGIFPDGETYSLRKPTYTINWNTTGLGVAAPASFELSPRTAPIIPGLGLLEAIPETKLTEWADPNDSNGDGISGKINLVWDRATSSAKVGRFGWKAGQPNLRQQNAEAFLGDIGLTNPLFPTNDCPGSQTDCAASPALSELEVSEVRLGLVSFYTSLVGVPGRRGWKLDTVKKGKVSFLEIGCANCHKPYVITGEHTTREISNQDIRPYTDLLLHDMGEGLADNRGEFLANGREWRTPPLWAIGLIKQVNQHEFFLHDGRARGYQEAILWHGGEAESAKQKFMHLSKEDRSNIILFLKSL from the coding sequence ATGAATGCAAACCAAGACGATCCCAGAGAGGCTTATTCGGGAGGAGATACTACTACGTTTGATACTACGGTAAATGCATTCGATTTGATTGCAAATAATGTGGATGATATTGACCGTTTGGTTCGTTTCGACAATGGAAATGCGAATTTTAATTTGAATTGGGTTCCCGTCGGAAGCACAGCATTGCAGGGACTCGGCCCCACTTTCAACAGTACATCTTGCAACGGATGCCATGTAAGAGACGGAAGAGGAAAACCTCCCGACGACGGCACAAACCTCACTACCATGCTGATTCGAATCGGAAAGACGGGAGAGATACATCCTGTCACCGGAGGAAACGTGGGACTAGACAACTTCGGAACACAATTAAATCCAAGAGGAATCATAGATAATAACGGAAATACAATTCCCGGAGAAGGCTCCGTCCATATCACCTATCAGGAGATAGTCGGAATATTTCCGGACGGAGAAACATATTCTTTAAGAAAACCCACTTATACGATCAACTGGAATACAACAGGACTGGGAGTGGCAGCACCTGCAAGTTTCGAACTTTCTCCCAGAACCGCCCCCATTATACCTGGGTTAGGTCTTCTGGAAGCAATCCCCGAGACAAAATTAACGGAATGGGCGGATCCGAACGATTCCAACGGAGACGGAATCAGCGGAAAAATTAATCTTGTTTGGGATAGAGCCACTTCATCGGCAAAAGTGGGAAGGTTCGGCTGGAAAGCCGGTCAACCGAATTTGCGCCAACAAAATGCGGAAGCATTCTTAGGTGATATCGGACTTACAAATCCTCTTTTTCCGACGAATGACTGTCCCGGATCGCAGACCGATTGTGCCGCAAGTCCCGCATTATCGGAATTGGAGGTAAGTGAAGTCAGGCTGGGACTCGTTTCATTTTATACAAGTTTGGTGGGAGTTCCGGGAAGGAGAGGATGGAAACTGGACACAGTCAAAAAGGGAAAAGTATCTTTTTTGGAAATCGGTTGTGCCAATTGCCATAAACCTTATGTGATCACGGGAGAACATACTACCAGAGAAATCTCCAACCAAGACATTCGCCCTTATACGGATTTGTTATTGCATGATATGGGAGAAGGACTTGCAGACAATCGCGGAGAGTTCCTTGCAAACGGCAGAGAGTGGAGAACTCCCCCTCTCTGGGCCATCGGACTTATCAAACAAGTAAACCAACATGAATTCTTTCTTCATGACGGACGCGCTCGAGGATATCAGGAAGCTATTCTTTGGCACGGAGGAGAAGCGGAGTCCGCCAAACAAAAGTTTATGCATTTGTCCAAAGAAGATCGTTCCAATATCATTCTGTTTTTAAAATCCTTATGA
- a CDS encoding imelysin family protein has translation MKRLTTTLFLLLGLAVSNCDQLGLNGLNPFEKEKKENDALALAFLALTGGAAPTKENFLKTYANIAEKNYSDAYTAAVSFQTKVNAFVANPTQTGLNELRIEWRKARVSYLQTEIFRFSNGPVDNKEVVFETISGESKEIEPLVNAWPLDESYNDYLVTNGIVSKAALLPANEQEEATADEPTEAAKHVSVGWHAIEYTLWGKDNATSNAVAAGQRPLADFVSNANFANRKTYLKSSTDLLVDHITILKKQWSSTDSNSYYYKFTKDADGKSLDSVLRGIAKFAYGEWGGERMSGAASGSQEEEHSCFSDNTKNDFYYDATGFENIFTGTYNGSSVSPGIGLGSILTSEEKTTTLKNISNAKLFCLNEFDEDPSLNQTCANGTISYRFDQVIVASAVGTTQHTIFTGTIQTSVKAIGKTIQAAAKRFGTTIEDSGLNL, from the coding sequence ATGAAACGACTTACCACTACCCTTTTTCTACTGCTTGGCCTCGCAGTTTCTAACTGCGACCAACTCGGCTTAAACGGACTCAACCCATTCGAAAAAGAAAAAAAGGAAAATGATGCGCTCGCCCTTGCATTTCTTGCACTTACGGGAGGTGCCGCTCCCACAAAAGAGAATTTTTTAAAAACTTACGCGAACATTGCCGAGAAAAATTATTCGGATGCCTACACTGCGGCAGTCTCATTCCAAACCAAGGTAAATGCATTCGTAGCAAATCCGACTCAAACAGGACTGAATGAACTGAGAATTGAATGGAGAAAGGCAAGAGTCAGTTATTTACAAACTGAAATCTTTCGATTTTCCAACGGTCCGGTGGATAACAAGGAAGTTGTTTTCGAAACAATCTCAGGAGAAAGTAAAGAAATAGAACCTCTGGTCAATGCATGGCCACTCGACGAAAGTTATAATGATTATTTGGTGACAAACGGAATCGTAAGTAAAGCCGCCTTGTTGCCTGCAAACGAACAGGAGGAAGCTACCGCCGACGAACCTACCGAAGCCGCAAAACATGTATCAGTCGGATGGCATGCGATAGAATACACTCTTTGGGGAAAAGACAATGCGACATCCAACGCCGTCGCGGCGGGACAAAGACCTCTTGCCGATTTTGTATCCAATGCAAACTTCGCAAATAGAAAAACTTATTTAAAAAGTTCAACCGATCTCTTGGTGGATCACATAACAATACTTAAAAAACAATGGTCTTCGACGGATTCCAATTCCTATTATTATAAATTCACGAAAGATGCGGACGGAAAGTCTTTGGATTCTGTTCTTCGCGGAATTGCCAAATTCGCATACGGGGAATGGGGCGGAGAAAGAATGTCCGGAGCTGCTTCCGGTTCACAGGAAGAAGAACATTCCTGCTTTAGCGATAATACCAAAAACGATTTTTATTATGACGCGACAGGATTTGAAAATATTTTTACCGGAACTTATAATGGATCTTCCGTTTCTCCGGGGATCGGGCTCGGTTCCATCTTAACTTCGGAAGAAAAAACGACTACTCTCAAAAATATCAGCAATGCCAAACTTTTTTGCCTGAATGAATTTGATGAAGACCCTTCTTTAAACCAAACATGCGCAAACGGAACCATTTCCTATCGTTTTGATCAAGTGATTGTTGCTTCGGCGGTGGGAACAACCCAACATACTATCTTTACCGGCACGATTCAAACGAGCGTAAAAGCCATCGGAAAAACAATCCAAGCCGCAGCAAAAAGATTCGGAACCACGATCGAAGACTCAGGACTGAATCTATAA
- a CDS encoding TetR/AcrR family transcriptional regulator has protein sequence MKPKERILESSFTLFREKGFQATGISEILEKAGAYKKTLYDHFKSKDEIGYEYLNYLSLQQRVVMLKVLDKSVSLEDFIEKWVNFILRNQRNSSRKDCPIALFSGEVSHLSQFDPYRTEAIQYVLDTIEICILRFRSDLKQDGIKSLSLELYMLYLGGLRLYSLTKDRKVVERMKEQMTSCASKKNR, from the coding sequence ATGAAACCAAAAGAGAGAATTTTAGAAAGTTCATTTACTCTTTTCCGTGAGAAAGGATTCCAAGCTACGGGAATCTCGGAGATCTTGGAAAAAGCCGGTGCTTACAAAAAGACCTTATACGATCATTTTAAATCGAAAGACGAGATCGGTTACGAGTATTTGAATTATCTTTCTCTTCAGCAAAGAGTTGTTATGTTGAAGGTGTTGGACAAGTCGGTCTCTTTGGAAGACTTTATCGAAAAATGGGTGAATTTTATTCTGAGAAACCAAAGAAATTCATCCAGAAAGGATTGTCCCATCGCTTTATTTTCAGGTGAAGTTTCCCATTTAAGTCAATTCGATCCTTATCGAACGGAAGCGATTCAGTATGTACTCGATACGATCGAGATTTGCATTCTACGGTTTAGATCTGATTTGAAACAGGATGGAATCAAGTCTTTGAGTTTGGAACTTTATATGCTTTATCTGGGCGGCCTTCGTCTTTATTCTCTTACTAAGGATCGCAAGGTAGTGGAGAGGATGAAGGAACAAATGACAAGTTGCGCGAGTAAAAAGAATCGTTAA
- a CDS encoding imelysin family protein, whose translation MKLKNPILFVLILLTCQKHQNKATEDANLQGSLLTLATVFRTSDFLKNTAENVILPSYQRLQTETKSFQNICAGFKTNPTTNHLDEIRSQWRIVWKQVKRVEFYRFGPAENVLNGYGQLESYTQKLPISPAEIESAINSNSIPFGVKKSGWGAIEYLLFSGIGGNFSLTQFQTDPNRGTYLCRIADKMVTVSEFLSDSWKKDTAESFYLQFLTPGSASSPYESQADVVDELMNQSIFLLTSVIDTKLGLPSGLLASSHGVENWNQRENPYAEASLESVRSNLESILFIMQGSLNENTNKGFSKILESKGSGLGIEIESEIQNSIRMIDTLQSNSVYFGLQYSFVNQNKVFRDIFESVRKLRIQFSTGVTSALGTTVGVSSNDGD comes from the coding sequence ATGAAATTAAAAAATCCGATTCTATTCGTTTTGATTTTACTCACTTGCCAAAAGCATCAAAACAAAGCTACCGAAGACGCAAACCTCCAAGGATCTCTTCTAACACTCGCTACAGTATTTAGGACCAGTGATTTTTTAAAAAACACCGCTGAAAATGTAATCCTTCCCTCCTACCAAAGGCTTCAAACGGAAACAAAGTCGTTTCAAAACATCTGCGCCGGCTTCAAAACAAACCCGACAACGAATCACCTAGATGAAATCCGTAGCCAATGGAGAATCGTTTGGAAACAGGTAAAAAGAGTGGAATTTTACAGATTCGGTCCCGCAGAAAACGTATTAAACGGTTACGGGCAACTGGAAAGTTATACTCAAAAACTTCCCATTTCGCCTGCGGAAATAGAATCCGCAATCAACTCCAACTCCATTCCTTTCGGAGTTAAAAAATCAGGCTGGGGTGCGATCGAATATTTGCTCTTTAGTGGAATCGGGGGGAATTTTTCCTTAACTCAATTTCAAACGGATCCGAATCGGGGAACTTATCTTTGTAGAATAGCGGATAAGATGGTAACTGTATCCGAATTTCTCTCGGATTCCTGGAAAAAGGATACAGCCGAAAGTTTTTATCTTCAATTCCTTACTCCTGGAAGCGCAAGCAGTCCTTACGAGAGTCAGGCAGATGTTGTGGATGAACTGATGAACCAATCCATTTTTTTACTTACCTCCGTCATCGATACGAAGCTGGGACTTCCTTCGGGATTACTTGCCTCTTCTCATGGAGTGGAAAATTGGAATCAAAGGGAAAATCCTTATGCGGAAGCATCCCTTGAATCCGTTCGTTCCAACCTGGAATCGATTTTGTTTATCATGCAGGGAAGTCTGAACGAAAATACAAACAAGGGTTTTTCGAAGATTCTGGAATCGAAAGGTTCCGGTTTGGGAATTGAAATCGAATCCGAAATCCAAAACTCAATCCGAATGATAGATACATTGCAATCCAACTCAGTGTATTTCGGTTTGCAATATTCCTTCGTAAACCAGAACAAAGTTTTTCGGGATATATTCGAGTCTGTCAGAAAATTAAGAATTCAATTCTCTACGGGTGTAACATCCGCATTGGGAACAACCGTGGGAGTCTCATCGAATGACGGTGATTAA